A genomic window from Dechloromonas sp. A34 includes:
- a CDS encoding NAD(P) transhydrogenase subunit alpha: MDGLLALYIFMLAAFTGYEIIAKVPVILHTPLMSGSNFIHGVVVVGAMLMLGSADTVTQQAIGFFAVALGAANAAGGYVVTERMLAMFKKKEGTQ, translated from the coding sequence ATGGACGGTTTGCTAGCTTTGTACATCTTCATGCTCGCCGCCTTCACCGGCTACGAGATCATCGCCAAGGTGCCGGTCATCCTGCACACCCCATTGATGTCCGGTTCCAACTTCATCCACGGCGTCGTCGTCGTTGGCGCCATGCTCATGCTCGGCTCGGCCGACACGGTGACCCAGCAAGCCATCGGCTTCTTCGCCGTCGCCTTGGGCGCGGCCAATGCCGCCGGCGGCTACGTCGTCACCGAGCGCATGCTCGCCATGTTCAAGAAGAAGGAGGGCACCCAATGA
- a CDS encoding NAD(P)(+) transhydrogenase (Re/Si-specific) subunit beta, whose product MTLPIYVQGAWFAGAALFIFGLKGMSSPASARKGIVIAGYGMLIAIAATFLIPGLQNLALMALALAIGGSAAWVSGKKVKMTDMPQMVAIYNGMGGGAAAAIAAIEFAKGDAHSLATTVLAVIGALIGAVSFTGSCVAWAKLQGVLRKAHRLPAQNAVNVILTLIAIGLGGAMVFLAPAQPELIFAFFAVALVLGLIVTLPIGGADMPVVISLFNAFTGLAVGFEGYVLGNPALIIAGIVVGAAGTLLTQLMAKAMNRPISNILFTPMVAAGGGEAIDGTMKELSGLDAAAMMRYASKVIIVPGYGMAVAHAQHKVWEMTSILEEAGVEVKFAIHPVAGRMPGHMNVLLAEAGVPYDKIFDLEEINGEFGQADVALVIGANDVVNPSARTDKASPIYGMPILDADKAQNVIVIKRGKGTGYSGVENALFYTDNCRMLYGDAQPMAGEIIQHLKAMG is encoded by the coding sequence ATGACGCTCCCGATCTACGTCCAGGGTGCCTGGTTCGCCGGCGCCGCCCTCTTCATCTTCGGCCTGAAGGGCATGAGCTCGCCGGCCAGTGCCCGCAAAGGCATCGTCATCGCCGGCTACGGCATGCTGATCGCCATTGCTGCCACCTTCCTGATCCCCGGCCTGCAGAACCTTGCCCTGATGGCCCTCGCCCTGGCCATCGGCGGATCGGCCGCCTGGGTCTCAGGGAAGAAGGTCAAGATGACCGACATGCCGCAGATGGTCGCCATCTACAACGGCATGGGCGGCGGTGCTGCCGCTGCGATTGCCGCCATCGAGTTCGCCAAGGGCGATGCCCACAGTCTCGCCACCACGGTCCTCGCCGTGATCGGCGCACTGATCGGCGCGGTCTCCTTCACCGGCTCCTGCGTCGCCTGGGCCAAGCTGCAGGGCGTACTCAGGAAAGCCCATCGCCTGCCGGCGCAGAATGCGGTCAATGTCATCCTCACCCTGATCGCCATCGGCCTTGGCGGTGCCATGGTATTCCTCGCTCCGGCCCAACCCGAACTGATCTTCGCCTTCTTCGCCGTCGCCCTGGTGCTGGGTTTGATCGTCACCCTGCCCATCGGTGGCGCCGACATGCCGGTGGTGATCTCGCTGTTCAATGCCTTCACCGGGTTGGCCGTCGGTTTCGAAGGCTACGTCCTCGGCAACCCGGCGCTGATCATTGCCGGCATCGTCGTCGGCGCGGCCGGTACGCTCTTGACCCAGTTGATGGCCAAGGCCATGAACCGGCCGATTTCCAACATCCTGTTCACCCCGATGGTTGCCGCCGGCGGCGGCGAGGCCATCGACGGCACGATGAAGGAACTCTCCGGCCTCGATGCGGCAGCGATGATGCGTTACGCCAGCAAGGTCATCATCGTCCCGGGTTACGGCATGGCAGTGGCCCACGCCCAGCACAAGGTCTGGGAGATGACGTCCATTCTCGAAGAAGCCGGGGTCGAGGTGAAATTCGCCATACATCCGGTGGCCGGGCGCATGCCGGGGCACATGAATGTGCTCTTGGCGGAAGCCGGCGTTCCTTACGACAAGATCTTCGATCTCGAGGAAATCAACGGCGAGTTCGGCCAGGCCGATGTCGCGCTGGTCATCGGAGCCAACGACGTGGTCAATCCGTCAGCGCGCACCGACAAGGCGAGCCCGATCTACGGCATGCCGATCCTCGATGCCGACAAGGCGCAGAACGTGATCGTCATTAAGCGCGGCAAGGGTACCGGTTATTCCGGGGTGGAGAACGCGCTGTTCTACACTGACAATTGCCGGATGCTTTATGGCGACGCCCAGCCCATGGCCGGGGAGATCATCCAGCATTTGAAGGCGATGGGCTAG
- the dut gene encoding dUTP diphosphatase has product MHRIDVKILDNRLRDSPPHYATPGSAGLDLRACIAAPLHLAPGQTILVPTGMAIHLADPGLAAIILPRSGLGHKHGIVLGNLVGLIDSDYQGELMVSAWNRGHESFTLNPLDRIAQLVVVPVLQVGFNIVDDFDASSRGEGGFGSTGKA; this is encoded by the coding sequence ATGCATCGTATCGACGTCAAGATTCTCGACAACCGCCTGCGCGACAGCCCGCCGCATTACGCCACGCCGGGTTCGGCCGGTCTCGATCTGCGGGCCTGCATCGCGGCGCCGCTGCATCTTGCGCCCGGGCAGACGATCCTGGTTCCGACGGGGATGGCGATTCACCTGGCCGATCCGGGCCTGGCGGCGATCATCCTGCCGCGCTCGGGGCTGGGTCACAAGCATGGCATCGTGCTCGGCAATCTGGTTGGCCTGATCGATTCCGACTATCAGGGCGAACTCATGGTTTCGGCCTGGAACCGCGGTCACGAGAGCTTCACCCTGAATCCGCTGGATCGCATCGCCCAACTGGTGGTGGTGCCGGTACTCCAGGTGGGCTTCAATATCGTCGACGACTTCGATGCCAGTTCGCGCGGCGAAGGCGGTTTCGGCAGCACCGGCAAGGCCTGA